One Mesoplodon densirostris isolate mMesDen1 chromosome X, mMesDen1 primary haplotype, whole genome shotgun sequence genomic region harbors:
- the LOC132481747 gene encoding serine/threonine-protein phosphatase 4 regulatory subunit 3B-like, whose protein sequence is MAEAGTCAETRAGVMRPEVATVDNQFYVRLYTWIDDQQWVILGTGHISLTYVEGAQAVFLQVRSESDGSLILGSKINPDTHYQKEETLITWFEAGNHGIRIHFQDTASCHEVWKAICQVQGKVPCVEAIHDIVDESEDKECDDSPKTSELLDPSNFQLSKLVHVANLVTLGLTSPMDKERLAVVFEKKDYIKTLLQLFHIFENLEDTEGLYLLHEIIKGILLLNKTSLFEILFSDECIMDVVGCLEYDPALAQPKRHREFLTQTAKFREVIPITDCELRQKVHQTYRVQYIHDILLPTASKFQDNVLSRLACFIVFNKLDLVHMFLEKYEYLAEVFAQIRDKTTDDDKRSDLVFFLKEFCAFSQLLRPERKCEVFTVLTELGILPALKIVMGMDDLRIRSVATDILADLVMYTSSVVQRFMMEEAHQSEDGKLFINLIIEQMICDTDPELGGAAHLMELLCALLDPDNMLAKHRKFKINEFLNFFYRHCIHNVIAPLLSTTSEDICEEDNIVGSDKNNKNYLNNYQTAQLLALILELLTFCVQHHTYYIKTYILRKDLLRRVLILMSSKHTFLVLCAVRFMRRMIGLKDELYNFYIIEGKLFKPVVNALLANGTRNNMLNSAIIELFEYIKEENIKSLVAHIVEEFYETLESIEYVQTFKGLKTKYEQEKKKQNELWKMLYPVPYSKVFRRGVSVLNEKEEMSFKENLEEGKAGMPSSESDFEDHYDKSVETKKAKENEDRVDLPPKTSLGGFEFTSFHSASDASLAGNPNDSSMVDLEDYSDDNEEDKGGETPPPRKKLHLPHKVLRENPQH, encoded by the coding sequence ATGGCAGAAGCGGGGACCTGCGCCGAGACCAGGGCTGGAGTGATGAGACCCGAGGTCGCCACGGTGGACAACCAGTTCTATGTAAGATTATATACCTGGATTGATGACCAACAATGGGTCATTCTGGGCACAGGGCACATCTCACTCACTTATGTGGAGGGGGCCCAGGCCGTGTTTCTGCAAGTTAGATCCGAGTCCGACGGCTCACTGATCTTGGGGTCAAAGATAAATCCAGACACGCACTATCAGAAAGAAGAAACGTTAATTACTTGGTTTGAGGCTGGGAACCATGGTATAAGGATACATTTCCAGGACACGGCAAGTTGTCATGAGGTCTGGAAAGCCATTTGCCAGGTTCAAGGTAAAGTCCCATGTGTCGAAGCGATACATGACATCGTGGATGAATCAGAAGACAAAGAGTGTGATGACTCGCCAAAAACCAGTGAACTGCTCGACCCGTCAAACTTCCAACTCAGTAAACTTGTACATGTTGCTAACTTAGTTACCTTGGGTCTCACCTCACCTATGGATAAAGAAAGGCTGGCTGTGGTCTTCGAAAAGAAGGACTATATTAAAACACTACTGCAGTTGTTCCACATTTTTGAGAACCTAGAGGATACTGAAGGCTTATACCTTTTGCATGAAATTATTAAAGGAATCTTACTCCTCAACAAGACATCTTTGTTTGAGATCCTGTTTTCTGATGAGTGTATCATGGATGTGGTGGGATGCCTTGAATATGACCCTGCTTTGGCTCAGCCAAAAAGGCATAGGGAATTCTTAACCCAAACTGCAAAGTTCAGGGAAGTTATACCAATAACGGACTGTGAACTTCGACAAAAAGTACATCAGACATACAGGGTACAGTACATTCACGACATCCTTTTGCCAACAGCATCCAAGTTTCAAGACAATGTTCTTTCTAGGCTTgcatgttttattgtttttaacaaaCTTGACCTAGTCCACATGTTTCTGGAAAAATACGAGTATTTGGCTGAAGTTTTTGCACAGATAAGGGATAAGACCACAGATGATGATAAACGGAGTGacctggtattttttttaaaggaattctgTGCATTTTCTCAGCTATTACGTCCTGAAAGAAAGTGTGAAGTATTCACAGTACTGACAGAATTGGGAATTCTTCCTGCTCTTAAAATTGTAATGGGCATGGATGATTTGCGAATAAGGTCAGTTGCTACTGATATACTTGCTGATCTAGTGATGTATACTTCATCCGTGGTCCAAAGATTTATGATGGAAGAAGCCCATCAAAGTGAAGATGGCAAacttttcattaatttaataattGAACAAATGATCTGTGATACTGACCCTGAGCTAGGAGGTGCTGCTCATTTAATGGAACTTCTTTGTGCTCTACTTGATCCAGACAACATGCTGGCAAagcatagaaaatttaaaataaatgaatttctaaATTTCTTCTATAGACATTGTATACATAATGTCATAGCACCACTTTTGTCAACTACTTCAGAAGATATATGTGAAGAGGATAATATAGTTGGATctgacaaaaacaacaaaaattaccTCAATAATTACCAAACAGCACAGCTGCTTGCCTTAATTTTAGAGCTGCTCACATTTTGTGTGCAACATCACACATATTACATAAAAACCTATATTTTGAGAAAAGACTTGCTAAGAAGAGTCTTGATCTTGATGAGTTCAAAGCACACTTTCCTGGTCTTGTGTGCTGTTCGCTTTATGAGAAGGATGATTGGCCTTAAAGATgaactttataatttttacatcATCGAGGGAAAACTTTTTAAGCCAGTTGTAAATGCCCTTCTGGCTAATGGAACTCGGAACAATATGTTGAATTCAGCTATTATTGAGCTGTTtgaatacataaaagaggaaaatatcaAGTCTCTTGTTGCACATATAGTTGAAGAGTTTTATGAAACACTTGAGTCAATTGAATATGTTCAGACATTCAAAGGATTGAAGACTAAAtatgaacaagagaaaaagaagcagaatgaaCTGTGGAAGATGTTGTATCCTGTACCGTATAGTAAGGTATTTCGCAGAGGCGTCAGTGTCTTGAACgagaaggaagaaatgagttttaaagaaaatttagagGAAGGAAAAGCAGGTATGCCATCATCAGAAAGTGATTTTGAAGATCATTATGATAAATCTGTGGAGactaaaaaagcaaaagaaaatgaagacagggTAGATCTTCCCCCCAAAACATCTTTGGGTGGCTTCGAATTTACTTCATTCCATTCTGCTAGTGATGCTAGTTTAGCAGGTAACCCAAACGATAGCAGCATGGTGGACTTAGAGGATTATTCAGATGACAACGAAGAAGATAAAGGAGGTGAAACCCCGCCCCCCAGGAAAAAACTACATCTACCTCATAAAGTCTTAAGGGAAAACCCTCAACATTGA